One window of the Nicotiana tabacum cultivar K326 chromosome 4, ASM71507v2, whole genome shotgun sequence genome contains the following:
- the LOC107779578 gene encoding uncharacterized protein LOC107779578: MEVLGKSMVAVPTNVIYLSTILGQDGPNPVHKCDWKCANEHVCGNMYRCRLTGLTHICDKNCNQRIVYDNHNSLCRVSKQIFPLTSAEVQAVKGVRRKFDAESSPSDSCAFKRRRDAHFHPSPFERSFTAVSPICSQVGDGMDMS; encoded by the coding sequence ATGGAGGTACTTGGAAAATCTATGGTAGCAGTGCCTACAAATGTTATATATCTGTCGACTATTCTTGGCCAAGATGGCCCAAACCCTGTTCACAAATGCGATTGGAAATGTGCAAATGAACATGTTTGTGGGAACATGTACCGCTGCCGTCTAACTGGGCTGACACACATTTGTGACAAAAACTGTAACCAGCGAATAGTGTATGATAATCATAACTCTCTTTGCAGAGTTAGCAAGCAGATTTTCCCTTTAACATCAGCTGAAGTGCAGGCTGTGAAAGGTGTAcggaggaagtttgatgctgaAAGTTCCCCTTCTGATAGCTGTGCCTTTAAGCGCAGAAGGGATGCACATTTCCATCCATCACCATTTGAGAGATCTTTCACTGCTGTCAGTCCCATTTGCAGTCAAGTTGGAGATGGAATGGACATGAGCTAG
- the LOC107776674 gene encoding uncharacterized protein LOC107776674, whose protein sequence is MEKEILDYVLVPVGLLFMVAYHIWLLNRILKHPNRTVIGINSINRHFWVRAMMEDSSKNGVLAVQTLRNNIMASTLLASTAIMLSSLIAVLMTGGSKGRSIGFHVYGDKSDLCLSIKFFSILVCFMVAFLFNVQSIRYYSHASILINVPYKKLDCSRHIVTAEYVGRTVNRGSYFWSLGLRAFYFSFPLFLWIFGPIPMFLCCIFLVFMLYFLDGSSDFGWVAATDVDTHTERVAV, encoded by the exons ATGGAGAAAGAAATTCTGGATTATGTCTTGGTACCAGTAGGATTGCTATTTATGGTGGCTTATCACATATGGCTTCTTAATCGCATTCTTAAACACCCTAATCGTACGGTTATCGGCATTAATTCCATTAATCGTCACTTCTGGGTTCGTGCTATGATGGAG GACTCGTCCAAGAATGGAGTTCTAGCAGTACAAACGTTAAGGAACAACATAATGGCGTCAACCCTTTTAGCATCTACTGCTATTATGCTTAGTTCCCTAATCGCCGTCTTAATGACTGGCGGAAGCAAAGGTCGTTCTATCGGATTTCATGTTTACGGCGATAAGAGCGATCTTTGCTTATCAATTAAATTCTTCTCTATATTGGTATGTTTTATGGTTGCATTTTTGTTTAACGTGCAATCAATTAGGTATTATAGTCACGCTAGTATACTTATTAACGTGCCTTACAAGAAGTTGGATTGTTCAAGACATATTGTGACGGCGGAATATGTAGGGAGGACAGTGAATCGAGGCAGCTATTTCTGGTCACTTGGACTGCGCGCATTTTACTTTTCGTTTCCTCTATTTTTGTGGATCTTTGGCCCTATTCCTATGTTCCTCTGctgtattttccttgtttttATGCTTTATTTCCTGGATGGTAGTTCGGATTTTGGGTGGGTTGCAGCAACTGATGTCGACACCCACACAGAGAGAGTAGCAGTTTAG